Genomic DNA from uncultured Methanospirillum sp.:
CAATACTGTTATAGAAGAAAATTCTCCGGTTGCTCCTGCAGGTGAATGGCTCCTCGATAATTTTTACCTTGTTGAGGAGCAGATCAGAACCGCTCGTCTGCACCTTCCTGAAGAATACAGCAAAGAGCTTCCCCACCTCGCGAACGGACCGCTGGAAGGATATCCAAGGGTCTATCATATTGCACGAGAACTCATAGCCCACAGTGACGGCAGGATAGATACCGAAAACCTCTTTGCTTTTATCGATGCGTATCAACAGGTCACTCCTCTCAAACTTGGTGAACTCTGGGCAATTCCGATCATGTTCAGACTCGCGTTGATCGAGAATCTACGCAGAGTAGCCGACATTATATCTGAAAACCGGTCTGATCGCGATTCTGCCAATTACTGGGTGGATCGCATGACCCGAATGGCACAGCATGATCCAAAAAGTCTCATTCTTGTAATAGCTGATATGGCCCGGTCGGATCCACCCCTGACCAGTGCATTTGTTGCTGAGATGTCACGCCAGTTACAGGGAAGTTCTGGTCCTCTATTATTTGCTCTTTCATGGATAGAGCAGCGGTTATCTGAAAAAAATCAGACCCCTGAACAGATGATCAGTGCAGAGATCCAGGCTCAGGCCGCTGATCAGGTCTCTTTTGGGAACAGCATAAGCAGCCTCCGCCTTCTTGATACAAGTGACTGGCGAACTTTTGTAGAACGGCTGAGTATTGTTGAGCATACCCTTCGCAGTGATCCGGCAGATGAATATGCAGATATGGATTTTGAGACCCGGGACCGGTATCGCCATGTGGTTGAGGAGATTGCGAGGAATGGCGGGATATCGGAAGATCTGGTTGCAGAAAAAGCGGTAGAACTTGCATCACTGGCCCGAAGCAGAGACAAGCAGAACGGAAGGGAGTCCCATCTTGGCTATTATCTGATAGATGACGGGAGGGAAGCACTGGAGAACGCACTTCTGTATCATGCTTCTGGTATCAGCCAGATCAAGAGATCTGGACTGGCTCATTTCTTTCCCCTCTATATCGGTGGTATCGTATCCATCACCCTCCTTGTTCTTTATGTTGTATTATCCAGATTCATCTTCTTAGACTGGTTCATTACTCTTCCGATTCTGATACTGCTTCTATTTCCTGTCAGTCAGGCAGCAATGAACGTGATGAACTGGGCATGTACCCTGTTTTTCACGCCGGTCTCTCTTCCTAAGATGGACTATTCAAAAGGGATCCCGGGCAACAGAAGAACTGTCGTGGTTATTCCGACGGTTCTTTCAGGATTTTCAGATATTTCAAAGCTTCTTGATTCACTTGAGGTCAGATTTCTCGCAAATAAGGAGAAAAATCTCTACTTTACTCTACTTACTGATCTCAAAAATGCCCCTGCAGCACAGATGCCTGAAGATGAAAAACTGGTATCCCTGCTTTCGAGTGGGATTGAAAACCTGAATGAGAAATACCGGGAAGAAAACCCTGATACCTTTTTTCTCATGCACCGGAACCGTACCTACAGCCCGGGTGAACGGATATTCATGGGATACGAACGGAAGAGAGGAATTCTCGAAGCGTTCAGTACCTTCCTGTCAGATCCCAAAGAAAATCAGTTCTCTCATGTCGCCGGCAATCCTGATGTTCTTACTGATATCACATACGTGATAACGTTAGATACTGATACAGATCTCCCGAGAAATAGTGCACGAACTCTTATCGGAACGATTGCACATCCCCTGAACAGGCCACAGATTGATCCAGAAATCCGGGTGATCAAAAAGGGATACGGAATTCTTCAGCCGCGTGTTGCAATCTCACTCTCTGAGTCAGGAATTTCCCGGTTTGTATCACTCTTCGGTGGAGAACAAGGGATAGATCCGTATACCCGTGTCGTATCAGATCTGTACCAGGATGTATTCCATGAAGGATCGTTTATTGGAAAAGGGATCTATGATCTCGAAACATTTTCCCTGGCAGTGAAAGGCAGGTTTCCGGAAAACCTCATCTTAAGCCATGATCTTCTGGAAGGCTGCTATGCCAGGACAGGTCTTGTCAGTGATGTACAGGTCTTTGAAGAATATCCTATCAGTTATCTGACTGATATCATCCGGAGACACCGGTGGATTAGAGGCGACTGGCAGATTCTCCCCTGGATTTTTTCATCTGTTCCTGACAGTTCATTTAAGAAACAGCAAAATCCCCTCTCTCTTCTCTCGCGGTGGAAGATCTTTGATAATCTGAGAAGAAGCCTGATAGCCCCTGTTACCTTTCTCCTGTTTCTTCTTTCATGGACTATTCTAGAGGATTCACTCTTCTGGACTGGGTTTATCATATCACTCTTCCTGATTCCCCCAGTAATCATTGTAACTCAAAAAATCATCCGAAAGCCTGGAGAGCATACCTGGAGGATGCATATCCATGATATGGGCCATGATCTCCGGGTTCAGATTGCTGTCCCGCTGCTCACCCTTGCTTTCCTCCCCTTTGAAGCATACATCTCTCTTGATGCCATTGTTCGCTCCTGCTGGCGGATGACGATCTCTCATCAGAACCTGCTTGAATGGACTACCCACCAGGAAGCAGGACAAATGGGCGTCTCTGATGTTTCAAGTTCATATCGTATTATGTGGCCTGCACCGGTTATCGGTGCAACATTATTCTTACTCGCAGGCATACTGCCTGTATCTTTCACTTTGTGCTGCATTCCTTTTGCCTGTGCATGGATCCTCTCCCCTATAGCAGCCTGGTGGATAAGCCAGCCGATAATATCCCGTACACTACCCCTTTCTCCTGAACAGAACCGATATTTGAGAAGAATTGCACGCAAAACATGGCGGTTTTTTGAGACTTTTGTCACCGCTGAAGATCATCATCTCCCCCCTGACAACTACCAGGAACAACCGGTTGAGGTTGTTGCTCACCGAACCTCTCCAACAGACATCGGCCTTTCTCTCCTTGCAAATCTTACCGCCTATGACTTTGGTTACATTTCTGCTGGTGAGTTTTTGGATCGTACTCACAGTACCCTGACAACCATGGGGAAACTGAAGAGATTCCGTGGTCATTTCTACAACTGGTATGACACGATAACATTAGAGCCCCTGCTTCCCAGGTACATCTCCACGGTTGATAGCGGTAATCTGGTCGGTGATCTGCTGGTGTTACGGCAGGGACTCTATGAACTTCCTGATCTGTCGGTTATTTCACAAAAATATTCCGAAGGGCTCTCTGATGTGCTTCATCTCCTCATCGATGCACTGAAAGCGTCTGAAGAGAGCATGGGAGAAGTTCCGGTTCTTGTTCTATCAAAAATTGCGGATCTGAAGGAATCTTTGTTCCATATACCGGAAACGGCTCCCGAAATCAACCATTCTCTTTCTGATTTAAATGAGATGTCATCAGATCTTCTGGCTGAACTCTGTTCACATCCTGATGAAGAAGTCAGGTGGTGGGCAGATGCAACCCGGCGACAGATAAAGAGTCATGAGGCTGAAGTAACCTCCTTTATTTCATGGGTATCCACCGGTTCTCATCCTGACACGGTCTTCGATGAGATTCCTGCAGAACTTTCGCCCTCTCTCGCCCTTTTTCTGAAAAAATATGAGTCTCTGAGCAACCACATTCCAACATTTAGAGAAGAAGCTGATATCATAGAGGTTTTCCAACGTGATCTTGCTCCATTATTGGAGTGGGTTGCTACAGATAAAACTCCAGCCAATACGTCAGGTACCGGGTACCAATGGCTTGTTCGGACTATGGAAGAGATGCAAATCTCAAGTAAACGTGCCAAAGATCTCCTTTTGATGGTATCAAATCTTGCTGATGAATGTGAAACATACTCCGATATTGAGTATGAGTTTCTGTATGATCAAACCAGCAAACTTCTTGCCATCGGGTATAATGCAACAGATCTCAAACGTGATGCCAGTTTTTATGATCTCCTGGCATCTGAAGCACGACTTGCCAGTTTTATCGGAATTGCCAGGGGAGACCTTCCCCAGGAGCACTGGTTTGCGTTAGGACGGCTGCTCACGACCGTTGGAAAGGGAAGATCAACGCTCATCTCCTGGAGTGGTTCGATGTTTGAATACCTTATGCCACTCCTTCTGATGCCAAATTATGAGAATACTCTTCTGGATCGCACCTACCGTGCTGTGGTTACCAGGCAGATCGAATATGGAAGACAGAGGAATGTTCCATGGGGGATATCAGAATCAGGCTATAATATCATTGATGCAAGCCAGAACTACCAGTACCGTGCATTCGGAGTTCCGGGGCTTGGATTTAAGCGTGGTCTTTCTGAAGATCTGGTCATTGCTCCCTATGCTAGTGTGATGGGTCTGATGGTTCATCCATCGTTAACCTATATGAATCTGAAGGAGATGGAATCGCTTGGATATTCAGGGACATACGGGTTTTATGAAGCTGTTGACTTTACCCCTTCACGAATTCCTCCAGGCCAGAATCATACAATCGTGAAATCCTTCATGGTACATCACCAGGGGATGGCTCTGCTCTCGCTTGCGTATATCCTTCTTAATCGCCCGATGCAAAGGCGATTTGAATCTGATCCATCCCTTAAGGCAACCCTGATGCTTCTTCAGGAGAAGATGCCCCGAATTACTCCCTTCTATCCACATACCGGTGATGTGCAGGGTGTTCATAAGAAGAATGGGGATGCGGAGTCACTCATGCGAATCTTTCAGACTGCACATACACCACGACCTGAAGTACACCTTCTCTCGAACGGGCATTACCATGTGATGGTAAATAATAGCGGATCGGGATATAGCAGATGGAACGATCTTGCGGTAACCAGGTGGCGGGAAGATCCGACCGCAGACAACTTGGGAACCTTCTGTTACATCAGGGATCTTGCAAGTGGAGAGTTCTGGTCAAATGGGTATCAGCCCACAAAAAAGAATCCCGAAACCTTTCAAACGACATTTAAACAGGCACGTGCTGAATTCAGAAGACGTGACCGGGAGTTTGATACCCGTACAGAGATCATCGTTTCTCCTGAAGATGATGTGGAACTTCGACGAATACGGGTAACAAACCGGTCATGGAAACGAAGGACTCTGGAATTTACCAGTTATGCTGAAGTGGTCCTGGCTCCTCAGACATCTGATGAATCACATCCGGCATTCAGTAACCTGTTTGTTCAGACTGAACTTCTTCAGGAGAAGAATGCAATCATAGCCACAAGAAGGCCACGATCAGAGGATGAAAAGCCGCCATGGATGCTTCATCTCATGACTGTTCATGGCACCGTGGTTCGAAAGATCTCATTCGAGACAGTCAGGGCTAATTTTATCGGGAGGACAAATTCTCTCTCAAATCCTGCTGCCATGACTGATTCATCTGTCCTTTCAAACTCATCAGGTTCTGTGCTTGATCCCGTGGTTGCGATCAGATGTACTATCATACTGGATCCACAGGAGACTGCAGGGGTGAATATTTTCACCGGAGTTAGTGAGAGCCGGGATAAATCGGTCGCCCTTGTTGACAAGTATTATGACAGTTACATCGCTGATCGTGTCTCCGAGCTTGCCTGGACACATGCTCAGGTTGTACTCAAACAATTGAATGCAACAGAGAGGGATGCCCGACTGTTTGGGAGTCTTGCTTCATCGATTATCTATGCTCATCCTTCGCGTAGGGCGAGCCAGAAGGTACTGGAAAAGAACTCCCGTGGGCAGTCAGGTCTGTGGGGGTATGGAATATCAGGAGACGTACCCATAGTTCTGGTGCGAATTCAACATCAGAGCGGGATTGGTCTGATAAAAGAGATGGTTCAGGCCCATGAGTACTGGCGAATAAAAGGCCTGATGGTTGATCTGGTGATCTGGAATGAGGAACAGTCAGGTTACAGGCAGGAACTGCATGATGAGATCATGCGTCAGATTCCCCAGGGTTCTGATCATCCCCAATTAAATCAGAAAGGGGGCATCTTCATACGACATATGGAACAGATGTCAGATGAGGATCGTATCCTGATTCAGACCGTGGCACGGGCAATAATTTCTGATCGGAGGGGCAGTCTTGCGATACAACTCGACCGGCCTGGCTGGATTGTAACTCCTGTACCTGAACTTATCCCAACCAGGGAATCAATTCATGAGAATGATCCAGGGATCAGCATTTCTGGTGAAGACCTTCTCTATTTCAACGATATTGGGGGATTTTCGCCTGATGGAAAGGAGTACATCATCTTCACCGGGAAAGGAAAGGTAACTCCGGCACCCTGGGTAAATGTCCTGGCAAATGAGAATTTTGGGACCGTGATATCA
This window encodes:
- a CDS encoding glucoamylase family protein; this encodes MKKIFVSRKEHTDKLSNREQIDRGPLRDELFSRDQLEKHAKEIAGCYRVDTRKGEDRLLPRLTDNEQVLLKTHKLLNTVIEENSPVAPAGEWLLDNFYLVEEQIRTARLHLPEEYSKELPHLANGPLEGYPRVYHIARELIAHSDGRIDTENLFAFIDAYQQVTPLKLGELWAIPIMFRLALIENLRRVADIISENRSDRDSANYWVDRMTRMAQHDPKSLILVIADMARSDPPLTSAFVAEMSRQLQGSSGPLLFALSWIEQRLSEKNQTPEQMISAEIQAQAADQVSFGNSISSLRLLDTSDWRTFVERLSIVEHTLRSDPADEYADMDFETRDRYRHVVEEIARNGGISEDLVAEKAVELASLARSRDKQNGRESHLGYYLIDDGREALENALLYHASGISQIKRSGLAHFFPLYIGGIVSITLLVLYVVLSRFIFLDWFITLPILILLLFPVSQAAMNVMNWACTLFFTPVSLPKMDYSKGIPGNRRTVVVIPTVLSGFSDISKLLDSLEVRFLANKEKNLYFTLLTDLKNAPAAQMPEDEKLVSLLSSGIENLNEKYREENPDTFFLMHRNRTYSPGERIFMGYERKRGILEAFSTFLSDPKENQFSHVAGNPDVLTDITYVITLDTDTDLPRNSARTLIGTIAHPLNRPQIDPEIRVIKKGYGILQPRVAISLSESGISRFVSLFGGEQGIDPYTRVVSDLYQDVFHEGSFIGKGIYDLETFSLAVKGRFPENLILSHDLLEGCYARTGLVSDVQVFEEYPISYLTDIIRRHRWIRGDWQILPWIFSSVPDSSFKKQQNPLSLLSRWKIFDNLRRSLIAPVTFLLFLLSWTILEDSLFWTGFIISLFLIPPVIIVTQKIIRKPGEHTWRMHIHDMGHDLRVQIAVPLLTLAFLPFEAYISLDAIVRSCWRMTISHQNLLEWTTHQEAGQMGVSDVSSSYRIMWPAPVIGATLFLLAGILPVSFTLCCIPFACAWILSPIAAWWISQPIISRTLPLSPEQNRYLRRIARKTWRFFETFVTAEDHHLPPDNYQEQPVEVVAHRTSPTDIGLSLLANLTAYDFGYISAGEFLDRTHSTLTTMGKLKRFRGHFYNWYDTITLEPLLPRYISTVDSGNLVGDLLVLRQGLYELPDLSVISQKYSEGLSDVLHLLIDALKASEESMGEVPVLVLSKIADLKESLFHIPETAPEINHSLSDLNEMSSDLLAELCSHPDEEVRWWADATRRQIKSHEAEVTSFISWVSTGSHPDTVFDEIPAELSPSLALFLKKYESLSNHIPTFREEADIIEVFQRDLAPLLEWVATDKTPANTSGTGYQWLVRTMEEMQISSKRAKDLLLMVSNLADECETYSDIEYEFLYDQTSKLLAIGYNATDLKRDASFYDLLASEARLASFIGIARGDLPQEHWFALGRLLTTVGKGRSTLISWSGSMFEYLMPLLLMPNYENTLLDRTYRAVVTRQIEYGRQRNVPWGISESGYNIIDASQNYQYRAFGVPGLGFKRGLSEDLVIAPYASVMGLMVHPSLTYMNLKEMESLGYSGTYGFYEAVDFTPSRIPPGQNHTIVKSFMVHHQGMALLSLAYILLNRPMQRRFESDPSLKATLMLLQEKMPRITPFYPHTGDVQGVHKKNGDAESLMRIFQTAHTPRPEVHLLSNGHYHVMVNNSGSGYSRWNDLAVTRWREDPTADNLGTFCYIRDLASGEFWSNGYQPTKKNPETFQTTFKQARAEFRRRDREFDTRTEIIVSPEDDVELRRIRVTNRSWKRRTLEFTSYAEVVLAPQTSDESHPAFSNLFVQTELLQEKNAIIATRRPRSEDEKPPWMLHLMTVHGTVVRKISFETVRANFIGRTNSLSNPAAMTDSSVLSNSSGSVLDPVVAIRCTIILDPQETAGVNIFTGVSESRDKSVALVDKYYDSYIADRVSELAWTHAQVVLKQLNATERDARLFGSLASSIIYAHPSRRASQKVLEKNSRGQSGLWGYGISGDVPIVLVRIQHQSGIGLIKEMVQAHEYWRIKGLMVDLVIWNEEQSGYRQELHDEIMRQIPQGSDHPQLNQKGGIFIRHMEQMSDEDRILIQTVARAIISDRRGSLAIQLDRPGWIVTPVPELIPTRESIHENDPGISISGEDLLYFNDIGGFSPDGKEYIIFTGKGKVTPAPWVNVLANENFGTVISESGSAYTWSENAHEFRLTPWTNDPVSDPSGEALYIRDEETGRFWSPTPLPVRGHNNYKTRHGFGYSIFEYSGYGIYTTLTVSVSLDNQVKFLSLRVKNQSGQSRILSVTCYVEWVLGELRSRSLPYVISEIDPVTGAIFAKNPYNSEFPGRVAFLDSNVLSRTITGDRYEFIGRNRSMEKPAAMEQERLSNKVGAGLDPCAALQVLCDLVDGEEREIIFTLGLGRDEEDARSLVLRSRGITTARASLKAVQEFWASTLGAVNIATPDPSVDLLVNGWLLYQTIVSRLWARSGFYQSGGAFGFRDQLQDVMALIHAKPDLARRQILLCAGHQFSEGDVQHWWHPPIGRGVRTHCSDDYLWLPYVTSRYVTGTRDFGILDEMAPFLEGRELLPDEDSYYDLPGISGSADTLYEHCVRAIRSGLMVGVHGLPLMGTGDWNDGMNLVGAGGQGESVWLGFFLYDLLTRFARISTLHNDPKFAEYCQVYADQLRESLEKNGWDGEWYRRAYFDSGQPLGSSINQECRIDSIAQSWSVLSGAGSTERTVSAMKAVGTHLIRSDDGLVSLFTPPFDSSLMNPGYIKGYVPGVRENGGHYSHAAIWVAMAFAMLKDHEQAWKLLSFISPINHCKTHHDVLKYRVEPYVVASDIYTAPPYSGRGGWTWYSGSAGWMYTLIIESLLGLEIHGDQMAFNPCIPEVWKSYRIYLRYKSSRYHISVIKAGPGSAVKSVSVEGKTQSDKMVHLVDDGGDRQVVVELGDTSLL